One genomic window of Halogeometricum sp. S3BR5-2 includes the following:
- a CDS encoding response regulator, producing the protein MNEFAGVSSPSTDRIRVLHVDDAPDLSELVAAFLERTDDRLTVETATNVGEALDRLAEEAFDCVVSDYEMPERTGIDLLETIRTTRPDLPFILYTGRGSEEVASEAITAGATDYLQKERGTDHYAVLANRIVNVVERERARASIDEIQHLFSELVDRTDDVLWLFSGDWREAVFVTTSYEDVYGQSRAALREDPSAFLDAVHPEDRARVERAMRGLSNGRPVDIEYRVNEAEGYERYVWVKGEPITDADGRVTHVGGSTRDITRRRTREAELARAERQYEAVFEDPNVLVGLLTPDGTVLDVNRTAMEYVDADREAVLGAPFRETPWWGDDDSLRDDVQRWVDRAASGEYVPFEAEIVGSGGNRIVSGVFRPVTDDDGEVTEIIVSDRDITDRRTRERVLREMYEITADPALPFEERIRKLLALGRAQLGVRYGTLSRIRGEEYRFEVVDAADDSIREGDVVPVSATNCEIAAATEETLVLEDVARDAPEETDRAGFAEWGISCYLGTPVFVDDGVYGTFCFYDTEARSEPFSEWEVTLVDLMSRWVSSELQRRRASERLQRQNERLGRFTSIVSHDLRNPLSVAMGSVELAAQTEDLSHLAPARRALRRMNGLIDDLLVLARSGDTIDDLSAVELDSVVERSWANVPTADATLRVETERRIRADEARLRQLFENLLRNAVEHGSTGHRTRSGDAVEHGSRGEQTEAESGSDDRPVTVSVGDLTDGFYVADDGPGIPPENRERVFENGYSTDRDGTGYGLAIVGEIADAHGWAVRVTESDSGGARFEVTGVDIVDVVDAE; encoded by the coding sequence GCGTTCCTCGAACGGACGGACGACCGGTTGACGGTGGAGACGGCGACGAACGTGGGCGAGGCGCTCGACCGACTCGCCGAGGAGGCGTTCGACTGCGTCGTCTCCGACTACGAGATGCCGGAACGGACCGGAATCGACCTCCTCGAAACCATCCGGACGACCCGGCCGGACCTTCCCTTCATCCTCTACACCGGGCGGGGGTCCGAGGAGGTGGCCAGCGAGGCCATCACGGCCGGCGCGACGGACTACCTCCAGAAGGAGAGGGGGACCGACCACTACGCCGTCTTGGCGAACCGAATCGTGAACGTGGTCGAACGAGAGCGCGCGCGGGCCTCGATAGACGAGATACAGCATCTGTTCTCCGAACTCGTCGACCGCACCGACGACGTGCTCTGGTTGTTCTCGGGCGACTGGCGCGAGGCGGTGTTCGTCACGACCTCTTACGAGGACGTCTACGGACAGTCGCGAGCGGCGCTTCGGGAGGACCCCAGCGCGTTCCTCGACGCGGTGCATCCCGAGGACCGGGCGCGGGTCGAGCGGGCGATGAGGGGCCTCTCGAACGGCCGGCCGGTCGACATCGAGTACCGCGTCAACGAGGCCGAGGGCTACGAGCGCTACGTGTGGGTCAAGGGCGAACCGATAACCGACGCCGACGGCCGGGTGACGCACGTCGGCGGGTCGACGCGCGACATCACGCGCCGTCGGACCCGCGAGGCCGAACTCGCCCGCGCGGAGCGCCAGTACGAGGCGGTGTTCGAGGACCCGAACGTCCTCGTGGGACTGCTCACCCCCGACGGGACCGTTCTCGACGTCAACCGGACGGCCATGGAGTACGTCGACGCCGACCGCGAGGCGGTACTCGGCGCGCCGTTCCGCGAGACGCCGTGGTGGGGCGACGACGACTCCCTCCGCGACGACGTCCAGCGGTGGGTCGACCGTGCGGCGTCGGGCGAGTACGTCCCGTTCGAGGCGGAAATCGTCGGCTCCGGCGGGAATCGCATCGTCAGCGGCGTGTTCAGACCGGTGACGGACGACGACGGCGAGGTGACCGAGATAATCGTCTCCGACCGCGACATCACCGACCGCCGGACGCGCGAACGCGTCCTCCGGGAGATGTACGAGATAACCGCCGACCCCGCGCTCCCCTTCGAGGAGCGCATTCGGAAGCTTCTCGCACTCGGCCGCGCGCAACTCGGAGTCAGATACGGGACGCTGTCGCGGATTCGGGGCGAGGAGTACCGCTTCGAGGTGGTCGACGCGGCCGACGACAGCATCCGCGAGGGGGACGTCGTACCGGTGTCGGCGACCAACTGCGAGATAGCCGCCGCGACCGAGGAGACGCTCGTTCTCGAAGACGTCGCGCGCGACGCGCCGGAGGAGACGGACCGGGCCGGCTTCGCCGAGTGGGGCATCTCCTGTTACCTCGGTACCCCCGTTTTCGTCGACGACGGCGTCTACGGGACGTTCTGCTTCTACGACACGGAAGCCAGGAGCGAGCCGTTCTCGGAGTGGGAAGTCACGCTCGTGGACCTGATGAGCCGCTGGGTGAGTTCGGAGCTCCAGCGCCGGCGGGCGAGCGAGCGGTTACAGCGGCAGAACGAGCGACTGGGTCGGTTCACGTCTATCGTCTCGCACGACCTGCGGAACCCGCTGAGCGTGGCGATGGGGTCGGTCGAACTGGCCGCGCAGACCGAGGACCTGAGTCACTTGGCGCCCGCGCGGCGCGCCCTCCGACGGATGAACGGGCTCATCGACGACCTGCTCGTACTGGCGCGGTCGGGTGACACCATCGACGACCTCTCCGCCGTCGAACTCGACTCGGTCGTCGAGCGGTCGTGGGCGAACGTCCCGACAGCCGACGCGACGCTGCGAGTCGAGACCGAGCGGCGGATTCGCGCCGACGAGGCGCGACTCCGGCAACTGTTCGAGAACCTCCTCCGGAACGCTGTCGAACACGGTTCGACAGGCCACCGGACGAGGTCCGGTGACGCCGTGGAACACGGCTCCAGAGGCGAACAGACGGAAGCGGAGTCCGGGAGTGACGACCGACCGGTGACCGTCTCAGTCGGCGACCTGACCGACGGCTTCTACGTGGCCGACGACGGACCGGGGATTCCGCCGGAGAACCGCGAGCGCGTGTTCGAGAACGGCTACTCGACGGACCGGGACGGAACCGGGTACGGGCTCGCAATCGTCGGCGAGATAGCCGACGCGCACGGCTGGGCGGTTCGCGTGACCGAGAGCGACTCGGGCGGCGCGCGGTTCGAGGTCACGGGCGTCGACATCGTCGACGTCGTCGACGCCGAGTGA
- a CDS encoding VOC family protein: MLTIDHVAFAGLDLDDLRAVAETVGLPTTYGGPHGTGTTHMAVVGLPDGSYLELVAPTEGTDPADAGFWPAHLAADAGPAGWCLDASDAAKSAKSAIDRGVRVDGPHEASRTRPDGTRVEWDMCFEGPDGDERLPFVVADRTPRSYRTTPDPDLRDSPLLGTAAVVLAVEDADASVDLLARRHRLPTPVDADGPFDRLRVCPGAPVALAEAGTDGALRERIETVGEGPCAYLLGVDDFEAARERFSLGDPFAFGQTRRRAAWFDHERFAGRLGVVERSD; this comes from the coding sequence ATGCTCACCATCGACCACGTCGCCTTCGCCGGCCTCGACTTGGACGACCTGCGCGCGGTCGCCGAAACCGTCGGCCTCCCCACAACATACGGCGGCCCGCACGGAACCGGAACGACGCACATGGCCGTCGTCGGTCTCCCCGACGGCTCCTACCTCGAACTCGTCGCCCCGACGGAGGGCACCGACCCCGCCGACGCCGGGTTCTGGCCCGCCCACCTCGCCGCGGACGCCGGCCCCGCCGGGTGGTGTCTCGACGCCTCCGACGCGGCGAAGTCGGCGAAGTCCGCCATCGACCGCGGCGTCCGCGTCGACGGCCCGCACGAGGCCTCGCGCACCCGCCCCGACGGGACGCGCGTCGAGTGGGACATGTGCTTCGAGGGCCCCGACGGCGACGAACGCCTCCCGTTCGTCGTCGCCGACCGGACGCCCCGGTCCTACCGGACGACGCCCGACCCCGACCTCCGCGACTCACCGCTTCTCGGCACCGCCGCCGTCGTCCTCGCCGTCGAGGACGCCGACGCCTCGGTGGACCTCCTGGCCCGCCGCCACCGCCTGCCGACGCCCGTCGACGCCGACGGCCCGTTCGACCGCCTGCGCGTCTGTCCGGGGGCGCCGGTCGCCCTCGCGGAGGCGGGGACGGACGGAGCGCTCCGGGAGCGAATCGAGACGGTCGGCGAGGGGCCGTGCGCGTACCTCCTCGGCGTCGACGACTTCGAGGCGGCCCGCGAGCGCTTCTCGCTCGGCGACCCGTTCGCGTTCGGACAGACGCGCAGGCGGGCGGCGTGGTTCGACCACGAGCGATTCGCGGGGCGACTCGGCGTCGTCGAGCGGTCGGACTGA
- a CDS encoding zinc-dependent metalloprotease, protein MDILRSVHAVATASGDGTGTGAIDWVAVADAAKNVTDPGDLTLSEADREGYATDVRDARRRLRDVGDVEFDLPDTVEVQSRHHWIDANIRTFERVMRPIEEQSRVTLPGVTRVVNTGTMAFMLSFLGKNVLGQYDPLLLAEGDEEHGLYFVHPNIVAASESLDVDFARFRRWIAFHEVSHAAEFGAAPWLSDHLESRMQDGLDALADGEFDREAFSDLDTAMTAVEGYAELLMDRAFDEEYEDLREKLDARRKGGGPVARLARRLLGLGMKRRQYERGAKFFETVADERGVAAASTVWERPENLPTEEELENPWKWVARVNPESRL, encoded by the coding sequence ATGGATATCCTCCGTAGCGTCCACGCGGTCGCGACCGCTTCGGGCGACGGCACCGGAACCGGCGCCATCGACTGGGTCGCCGTCGCCGACGCCGCGAAGAACGTGACCGACCCCGGCGACCTCACGCTCTCCGAGGCCGACCGCGAGGGGTACGCGACGGACGTGCGAGACGCCCGCCGCCGCCTCCGCGACGTGGGCGACGTCGAGTTCGACCTCCCCGACACCGTCGAAGTGCAGAGCCGTCACCACTGGATCGACGCGAACATCCGGACGTTCGAGCGCGTGATGCGACCCATCGAGGAGCAGAGCCGCGTCACCCTCCCCGGCGTCACCCGCGTGGTCAACACCGGGACGATGGCGTTCATGCTGTCGTTCCTCGGCAAGAACGTTCTCGGGCAGTACGACCCCCTCCTCCTCGCCGAGGGCGACGAGGAGCACGGCCTCTACTTCGTCCACCCGAACATCGTCGCCGCGTCGGAGTCGCTGGACGTCGACTTCGCCCGATTCCGGCGCTGGATCGCCTTTCACGAGGTGTCCCACGCCGCCGAGTTCGGCGCCGCTCCGTGGCTCTCCGACCACCTCGAAAGCCGGATGCAGGACGGCCTCGACGCCCTCGCGGACGGGGAGTTCGACCGCGAGGCGTTCTCGGACCTCGACACCGCGATGACGGCCGTCGAGGGGTACGCGGAACTGCTGATGGACCGCGCGTTCGACGAGGAGTACGAGGACCTGCGGGAGAAACTCGACGCCCGACGCAAGGGCGGCGGTCCCGTCGCTCGCCTCGCGCGCCGCCTCCTCGGCCTCGGGATGAAGCGCCGCCAGTACGAACGCGGCGCGAAGTTCTTCGAGACCGTCGCGGACGAACGGGGCGTCGCCGCCGCCTCGACGGTGTGGGAGCGCCCGGAGAACCTCCCGACCGAAGAGGAGTTGGAGAACCCGTGGAAGTGGGTCGCCCGAGTGAACCCCGAATCGCGGCTCTGA
- the rpsB gene encoding 30S ribosomal protein S2, translated as MTDNDNEAVEVVDEDVAEAEDADADAAETTEAETTEEEVAEAEEAEADAEAETEEAPAADEDEAEAETLEEDEEETGPAFDEDVMPDEEADLLIPVEDYLGAGVHIGTQQKTKDMERFIHRVRDDGLYVLDVSQTDSRIRTAADFLANYDPEQILVTSSRQYGRFPAKKFADAVGARARTGRFIPGTLTNPDYAGYIEPDVVVVTDPIGDAQAVKEAITVGIPVIAMCDSNNQTSNVDLVVPTNNKGRRALSVVYWLLANETLDRRGTDQVYALEDFEAEV; from the coding sequence AGACAACGACAACGAAGCGGTCGAAGTCGTCGACGAGGACGTCGCGGAGGCCGAAGACGCCGACGCCGACGCCGCCGAGACGACCGAGGCCGAGACGACCGAAGAAGAAGTCGCCGAGGCCGAAGAAGCCGAAGCCGACGCCGAAGCCGAAACCGAGGAGGCTCCGGCGGCGGACGAGGACGAGGCCGAGGCCGAAACGCTCGAGGAAGACGAGGAAGAAACCGGGCCGGCGTTCGACGAGGACGTCATGCCGGACGAGGAGGCCGACCTCCTCATCCCCGTCGAGGACTACCTCGGCGCCGGGGTCCACATCGGGACGCAGCAGAAGACGAAGGACATGGAGCGGTTCATCCACCGCGTCCGCGACGACGGTCTGTACGTCCTCGACGTGAGCCAGACGGACTCGCGCATCCGCACCGCCGCGGACTTCCTCGCGAACTACGACCCCGAGCAGATTCTGGTCACGAGTTCGCGCCAGTACGGTCGGTTCCCGGCCAAGAAGTTCGCCGACGCCGTCGGCGCCCGCGCCCGCACGGGTCGGTTCATCCCGGGCACGCTGACGAACCCCGACTACGCCGGCTACATCGAACCCGACGTGGTCGTCGTCACCGACCCCATCGGCGACGCGCAGGCGGTCAAGGAGGCCATCACGGTCGGCATCCCGGTCATCGCCATGTGCGACTCGAACAACCAGACCTCGAACGTCGACCTCGTCGTCCCGACGAACAACAAGGGTCGACGCGCCCTGTCGGTCGTCTACTGGCTCCTCGCCAACGAGACGCTCGACCGCCGCGGCACCGATCAGGTGTACGCGCTGGAAGACTTCGAGGCCGAAGTCTAA